In Paenibacillus sp. 1781tsa1, one DNA window encodes the following:
- a CDS encoding MarR family winged helix-turn-helix transcriptional regulator, which produces MNPVHNERLMGQLSELVKLKRYKVHEKLVNHPELYPGQPPLLFQLEREDGQSQKNLAEQLQRSPATVTVMLKRMETSGYVRREADPKDLRSLRVYLTDQGRSALQELRIVIQELEQQAQKDFTPEESRIMSLLAQRMLQNLRES; this is translated from the coding sequence ATGAACCCAGTCCACAATGAGCGGTTAATGGGACAGCTATCCGAGCTCGTGAAACTGAAACGTTACAAGGTTCATGAGAAACTTGTAAACCATCCCGAGTTATACCCGGGGCAGCCCCCTTTGCTGTTCCAGCTTGAACGGGAGGATGGCCAATCCCAGAAAAATCTGGCCGAACAACTTCAGCGGAGCCCCGCAACAGTAACCGTCATGCTCAAGCGCATGGAAACATCCGGTTATGTGAGACGCGAAGCAGACCCGAAGGATCTGCGAAGTCTGCGGGTATACCTGACCGATCAGGGGCGCTCCGCGCTACAAGAATTGAGGATCGTGATTCAGGAGTTGGAACAACAGGCTCAGAAAGATTTTACACCGGAAGAATCCCGGATCATGTCTCTACTTGCACAGCGTATGCTCCAAAACCTGCGTGAATCCTGA
- a CDS encoding NUDIX domain-containing protein — MTNEGSSGGNAPDYQEHQDQAHLSEQQFLQTYNAGDYERPSVTVDMLVFTIRSEAQENYRKLAEPELQLLLIRRGGHPYLGQWALPGGFVSMQESLEDAARRELLTETGLDDIYLEQLYTWGDVERDPRTRVISCSYMALVDSSELELQAGDDASEANWFRVEQRLLEEKRHIHERGRVTERRLQLILTNGTEELSAIVETKETIEGKVRSHHVTLGEVQGIAFDHAKIIHYALERLRSKIEYTDIAFNLMPETFTLTALQKVHEIISGKKLLAAAFRRKIADWVIETGDYASSAGHRPSRLYRLNPERHTP; from the coding sequence ATGACTAACGAAGGTTCCTCTGGAGGAAATGCTCCCGATTACCAGGAGCATCAGGATCAGGCACATCTCAGTGAACAACAGTTTCTGCAAACGTATAATGCGGGTGATTACGAACGTCCTTCCGTCACCGTGGACATGTTGGTATTTACGATCCGCAGTGAAGCTCAGGAGAACTATCGCAAGCTCGCGGAACCCGAACTCCAGCTACTGCTGATCCGGCGAGGCGGTCATCCCTATCTGGGACAGTGGGCGTTACCGGGCGGATTTGTCTCCATGCAGGAATCATTGGAAGATGCTGCTCGGCGGGAATTGTTAACGGAGACGGGGCTGGATGATATTTATCTGGAGCAACTGTACACCTGGGGAGATGTGGAGCGAGATCCGCGTACACGGGTCATCAGCTGTTCCTATATGGCGCTGGTGGATAGCAGCGAGCTGGAGCTTCAGGCCGGTGATGATGCCAGTGAGGCCAATTGGTTTCGTGTGGAGCAGCGTCTTCTGGAAGAGAAGCGCCATATCCATGAGCGTGGACGTGTGACAGAACGCAGGCTGCAATTGATTTTGACCAATGGAACAGAAGAGTTGTCGGCCATTGTTGAGACGAAAGAAACGATAGAAGGAAAAGTGCGGAGCCATCATGTGACGTTGGGTGAGGTTCAGGGGATTGCATTTGATCATGCCAAAATCATTCATTATGCACTTGAGCGTCTGCGGTCCAAGATCGAGTATACGGATATTGCATTTAATCTGATGCCAGAGACGTTCACATTGACTGCGCTTCAGAAAGTACATGAGATCATCAGTGGCAAAAAGCTGCTGGCTGCTGCTTTCCGGCGCAAAATCGCCGATTGGGTCATTGAGACGGGAGACTATGCGAGCAGTGCCGGTCATCGACCATCACGTTTATACAGATTGAACCCAGAGAGGCATACACCGTAG
- a CDS encoding NADAR family protein has protein sequence MEKFTFFWRTASPFSQWHPADFTVNGVRYTSAEQYMMHQKALLFGDQTIADKILKASSASVQKKLGRQVAGFDQTLWEAECQRIVYEGNWAKFTQNEELLTALRATRGTTLVEASPDDRIWGVGLAEEDPRIRNRRTWRGTNWLGEILTRLREDIGSDSDE, from the coding sequence ATGGAAAAGTTTACGTTTTTCTGGCGGACTGCATCGCCGTTCTCACAGTGGCACCCGGCGGATTTTACCGTGAACGGGGTTCGCTACACGAGTGCGGAGCAATACATGATGCACCAGAAAGCACTGCTGTTTGGGGATCAGACCATCGCAGACAAGATTCTGAAGGCAAGCTCTGCTTCGGTACAAAAAAAGCTGGGCAGACAGGTCGCAGGTTTCGACCAGACGTTATGGGAAGCTGAGTGCCAGCGCATCGTTTACGAGGGGAATTGGGCTAAATTTACACAAAATGAAGAACTGTTAACCGCGCTGCGTGCCACTCGTGGAACGACCCTTGTGGAAGCAAGTCCGGATGATCGCATCTGGGGTGTGGGACTGGCGGAGGAAGACCCGCGTATTCGCAATAGAAGAACATGGCGAGGAACCAACTGGCTGGGTGAGATTCTGACCCGTCTAAGAGAAGATATAGGAAGTGATTCAGATGAGTGA
- a CDS encoding TIGR02452 family protein, translated as MRANIAQQTLAILDEGHYVNGYDRKVGIGTDVQQAIRNSVLYRPAALSALREKLRTEAHVGIQPAAPSAGVEASPGRIEVTGETTLGAASRLAVAEGREDVVCLNFASAKNPGGGFLGGSQAQEESLARATGLYPCIAQMDEMYEYNRKQRSALYSDYMIYSPDVPVIRDDEDRLLDKYYVSSFITAPAVNAGVVKERGEADDLQIESVMKGRIRYILDVAASNGHRTIVLGAYGCGVFRNEPAVVAKYFHDVLVGEAYKDAFERIVFAVYDRSAGQRTLKAFQRFLAEA; from the coding sequence ATGCGGGCTAATATCGCACAGCAGACGTTGGCTATTTTGGATGAAGGGCATTACGTAAATGGGTATGATCGCAAGGTTGGGATCGGTACCGATGTGCAGCAAGCCATCCGAAATTCGGTGTTGTACCGTCCAGCAGCATTGTCCGCGCTCAGAGAAAAGCTTCGTACAGAAGCTCACGTTGGAATTCAACCCGCGGCCCCATCCGCTGGAGTTGAGGCTTCACCGGGTCGTATTGAAGTTACTGGCGAGACTACACTTGGAGCCGCTTCACGTTTGGCGGTAGCTGAAGGAAGAGAAGATGTGGTCTGTCTAAACTTTGCATCGGCGAAAAATCCTGGCGGTGGCTTTCTTGGCGGAAGTCAGGCACAGGAAGAGAGTCTGGCCCGAGCGACAGGACTATACCCGTGCATCGCCCAGATGGATGAAATGTACGAGTACAATCGCAAACAGCGATCGGCTCTCTATTCGGATTATATGATCTATTCGCCGGATGTTCCAGTGATCCGTGATGATGAAGACCGTCTGCTGGACAAATATTATGTATCCTCATTCATTACTGCGCCAGCGGTAAATGCGGGTGTGGTGAAAGAGCGTGGAGAAGCGGATGATCTACAGATTGAGTCGGTGATGAAGGGACGCATTCGTTATATTCTGGACGTGGCTGCTTCCAACGGTCACCGCACGATTGTTCTGGGTGCGTACGGTTGCGGCGTATTCCGTAACGAACCGGCAGTGGTGGCGAAGTATTTTCATGATGTGTTAGTGGGAGAGGCTTATAAGGACGCCTTTGAACGAATTGTATTTGCTGTATATGATCGATCAGCAGGTCAGAGAACATTAAAGGCGTTTCAACGTTTTTTGGCAGAGGCTTAA
- a CDS encoding macro domain-containing protein, with the protein MQFHERQQDLFELGDEYSLAHCISADARMGKGIAVQFRERFGLENLQEQANQEPLEIGRCYPVGRTLNLVTKAKFSNKPTYQSLTNAVESMRDVCVVEGITKLAMPRIGCGLDRLKWEKVSPIIQATFADTDVEIVVCTV; encoded by the coding sequence ATGCAGTTTCATGAGAGACAACAGGATTTATTTGAACTGGGGGATGAATACTCGCTTGCGCACTGCATATCAGCTGATGCAAGGATGGGCAAGGGCATTGCGGTACAGTTCCGCGAGCGATTCGGTTTGGAAAATCTTCAAGAGCAGGCCAATCAAGAGCCGCTTGAGATTGGACGATGTTATCCGGTAGGACGGACGCTCAATCTGGTCACCAAGGCAAAGTTCTCCAATAAGCCAACGTACCAATCGTTGACGAATGCGGTAGAATCCATGCGGGACGTATGTGTGGTGGAAGGTATTACGAAACTGGCGATGCCCCGGATTGGATGCGGGTTGGACAGACTGAAGTGGGAGAAGGTCAGTCCAATTATCCAGGCAACTTTTGCTGATACGGATGTTGAGATTGTTGTCTGTACAGTGTGA